The Gossypium arboreum isolate Shixiya-1 chromosome 4, ASM2569848v2, whole genome shotgun sequence DNA segment AAACATAATTTGAAGGAGCTAAAACTTGAATTTTCAAGAATTGTAATCTAAGCTCAATTCTGAGCACTTATCTAGAACTAGAAATACTAATAGCATTTTTCATGAAATAGTTAACTTTGGTCTATGTTTCCAAGACTCAAGAGATATGGAAAGTGCCTACTTACACTTGGTGCTCTGTTCTTAGCCGATTCACATTCTTAAGTCGGGGTGTGGGAATAGATGCAGCTTCTGCTGTTAAAGCAACTAAAGCCTTTGACATATCCCCTTCTTGAAGTTCCATGTTATTTTGCATGTAGTTCTGCAAAGTCTGAGTGAACTCTTCCATGTTAAGCTTGATTGTAGGAATTTCATCAGGGTCTTCCGAGAACATGTCCTCAATGTCATTTTCTGCTACTTGTGTGCACTCAGGTTCTGGACTTGCTGGCTCTTCAATAATAGGGTCACATTTATTAATGGTGGATGCGGCTTGTAACTGTTGGTTTGCTTCAGACTGATAGTTCCTGTCTGATAGTTCATTTGGCTGCGGTAAGGGCAGAGCCAGTTGATCAATGATCACAGCTGGATTTCGATCAGATGTTCCATTTTCAGTAGCACTGACAATGCTTTTCTCCTCAGGCCCCGGCAGGGCAAGCCTGGCACTGCATCAATATGGTTTGTGGGTAAGTCAATGCAGAGCATGCTAGAGGAAAATAAATTGGTTGACAGTTGCCCTATTTGTGGAACAGCTGCTTATCTAAGAAAACCACATATCTTGTGCTTGTCAAATTCTTTTATCTGTACAATGACTTTATATCATGATCTATTTGTAGATTTAGTTGATTATTTGGCTTCTTAGGGCTTGAGGTTTAGCTGAGCTTTAGGATGGGTACAGAAACTGTTCTAGATGGTTGCAGACTGACACAATATGATCTTGTGTAACTGGAAGTACAACTAAAAAGTGGAATGGTGAAATCTTTCATAATCGAACCTTGCGAATGCACTGGCAAAATGTCTACATTCTCCTCTCATTGGACATGCATTGCAGTTTGGTTTGCCTTTTGTACAGAAAACCTGCATTAATCTCAGAGAATTTTTTGTTGTCAGACTTAGATTGTTTCTGGTCAGCAAAAAGTAAGTTTGTTCACTCTAAGCACGTATACAGCACACCTTTCCAAATGTGATCATCTGATAATGTAGCTCATACCTGTTCAGTAGATAGTTTAATGAGTTAGCAAATACGAAGTGAGTTAGCAAATACGAAGCTCTGATAAGAAATTTGTTTTGCTTTTGGGAATAAATGCATTTGCTTGAGTCAAGTAATAAAGTGAAGTGGTTCTTTACAATGTTCTTTGATCCAGCTTGCACAGTCGGGGCCATAGATATTTCTGGATGGATTCCAGGATGGGGTACCTAAGTAGACGGAACAAATTCAGCAGATTTCTTGTCAAGTATTTTGTTTCTTTCTGAATTTTCTGCTTGATAATTCATAGTACTTACAGCTCTAGGAGATGCAATTGAAGGGACTCTGGCAGCGGCTGAAGGGGGACCCATCCCAATCTTACTGCTATTCGTCCAACATTTGTGTCAACCTGTCAAGCAAGTATAGAAGTTAAATTTTGCATTTTCTGCCATGGTTTATTTACCCAAGTGATTAACTTACTGGGAAAGCGAGATGGTGAAGTGTCAGAAGCCGAACACACTCAACACTTTTTAGCCCCAGTCCTCTTATACTTAGCAGGTACTCTCTGCAACAAGGTTACAAATTCTTAAGGAGCTTTCTGTTTCGCTAAAAGCATATAAAATGTTGAGAAGTAATGTTCTTTTTAGATATACATGCAACATACTAATACGATATATATCAAAAATGGTCTTCTAAATGCATTTAAGTATTCTTTTGGTTCCTTCGGCTTACTTTGCTTTGTCTGGTGGAACATCTCTCAACCACTCCAGGTCAATGCTTCCATGATCTCTAACCAGTCTGTTGAGGAAATCCTGTGTGGAACTTACTTACAGTTAGCGGTTATGCAGTAAGATTTGTGGTGAATTTGATAACTTGACCTTACATTGTTATACTTTTACCTTTATTCGTTGAGCAAGCACATTATTCATCCCACGTTCCTTTATTGTCTCAGCAATCTCATGAACTTCTGCACATCTCACTGCTTCCCAGTCTAGTGAGTCCATGGTTTTCTctgttttttctctttttcttccaTTTACTTCTGTCTGTTTTCTTAAGCTATCCCAGTCAAAATCATCTTTTTTCTCTTTCTTGACCTTTCTGCCTTCTGATTTTAATTCCCCAACCATTGAATTGAGCTCCTTATTAGATGAAGAGTCATGTGTATACAAGTTTGACTCTTGCATTTTCTGTTGTGGGGTTCTTTGATTATCAAATGCAGTAGAGCTTTCTGTAATGTCCAAGGTTTCTTCCGAATGTTTACTTACATGCCTCAACATTTCTTTGTTTTGTGCCTCAGCTGGTGATTCAACAAGATTTATAGTGTCTTGAAGCAGCCCCTTTGGACAGTGGGAAACTGTCATCTCAACTGGTATAGTGTTGGTGcttgattgaaaattttcaaaggaaGATTGTTGGGTCACCTGTACAGACCTGGTTTTGTCATTTTGATCCATTGATTGAGATGCAGATTCTTGTGTTAATGGACTTAGTCTTTTTATCATGTTTTCATCTATCGTCTTGGAAGCCTCAGACACTCTTGTTTCTTCTTTTAACGTCTCAAACTGTCCAGTTTCTCTTACTTCTGAGTTTAGAGTAAGATATGGATGGTAATTAGCTGATGGCATAAGGTCTTCCCTTGTGAAGCTTTTAGGACCATTTGAGTTGTCACAGTTTTCTCTTTGGTGATTCTGGAATTGGCTTGTTCTGACATTTGAGTTCTCATTAGGAGACATATTCTGATGACTCTGAACTTCATGCAGCCTGGCAGATCCAACCATCTGTAAAAGTTGTACAAAAGAAGTAGATCCATTCAAGATGTTAAAAATAGGCCCCTTAGTATGATCAGCCCCTTCTGAGTTGCCCTCTGAACATGATCCTGTTCTTTCAGCAGTTTGAACCAATGAAAAGTCCCCAGAATTCTCAGATGAAACCACAGAATTTTGAGATGAGAGGACATCATTAGTCTCTTCGTCTCCTTTGAAACATTCAGTTTTTCCCCTGATTGTTTCCATGTTCGGTCTGTTTGCTGTGGAGTCACAATATGTACTCAAACCACTTCCTGAAGAGTTCAACAAGTTGCACTTCGGTTCATTTAGTGAGCTTACAGTGGCAGTACTACTTCCAGAGAGTTCTTCGCTGTTGGCAACCTCTTTTTCTTCAGAGTCTTGATACCCATCAACAGTCATTGAACTTTGGTCACCAACTGGTTGAATAGCAGTCTTTGCATCCCACTTTATACTTTCTTCTGGCTCCAAGACATAGAACTCTGCTCCATTAACTAAGCTTGTTCCCTCTTGATGATACAACTTGTCCTTGCTTTTTGATTTGATAGGAAAACGAGCAGCAAGAGACATGAATGCAGAACTGGCAAAGGGTGAACAGAAATTAAAATATTTCCTTTTAACTGTTTGGGTCATTAAATATTCTAGGACCTTTAGCTTACCTAGAAAGATGGTCAGAGACATTCTGAGTAAGAAATACTCCAATCACAGAGTCCAGGACTGATCCTTTCCATGGAGAGAAGCGCCTATCCCCTGTAAAAATAGTAAGGTACTCTCATGAAGGAAGCAAAGATGATAGTTCAAAAAGGTGACAAAGCATTTTAAATTCTAATATATGAACATGAAGTAAGTTAACTGAGTTAAATGTCATGGAAGATTTCATTACACTTTGCTTTTATGCTGAAATAGTTTTTGCAATTCATGTTCTCTAAAGATAAATTTCCTTCTTTTTATTCTTAATTCCCTTTTTCTGATCACCTCTCTGTATTGGGTAGAATCCTTCTCTTCCCTTTTATATAGGCATTCATAGGTGGGATGGAAAGGTTAAATAGTATCTTTTATAGCAACAATGTTAACTGGAATCTCATTTCAATGCATGATAGAACACATTCATTGAAATAATCTTTTTAATTAAAGGTTTAGCAAATGCTTGTAAAATAATTCCTCTAGAGTGTTATTAAGGAAAATATTAGAAAATTAAGTTACCTTGTACAAGGTGCATGCGTGCAATAAATGAGTCTGCACGTCCACTGAATACTCTCCTTTCTTCCTCCCACCATTTTGCCTTCTCTTCATCAGTTCCATCAATACCTTCACTATTTATATTTTCTAAGAGGAGCTTCCAAACCCTATTTGTTTCTTCATCCAGGTCAACCTTGGGTCGTGGGCGTCGCTTTCTGGTAGGCACAAAGGGTACAATGGTTCCATCTCTGTAAACAACAAGTGCATTGTGCTCTTGGTATATCATATTATAAGGGACGAGTACATTCTGCTCTTGACATGCAATAGCGCTACCTTCCCTATTGATGTCTAACTGGTTGAACTGTTCAAGAAGTGCATCAACAGAAAAAAATTGTTTCCATATTTCTTCTGGAGAGGCACCTGCATCAGGTTGATTATATTAGTTAAAAGGCTTGGCAGATTGGGGAAGATTACTCAAAAGATTTAAAGGGTGCTTGAAGAGATGAAGTTAGTACTTACGTAAAAGTTTCTTGTGCATTTGGGCTTCATTTGTACTAGAGCATGCTGAACTTACAAGGCAGTTTCTcttctttgtttgctttgtttTTGCCAGTTTTGCCTGCATCTCTGTGACAAGGGCTTCCATGCTTGTCTGAGGTCTGTCTGTGTTCCCGACTTTCCGCATGTCATAATCAACAGGTGGCTGACTGCTGCAGTATTCTGGGTGCCTTTTACATTGTGCAATTCCATTCAGTGAAGCCAAATCTTGAATCCCTGTGGTTTCTCTGGTTCTCTTTTTCTTTGAACTCTCTGTTTGATTTGAAGCCATGATGTAATTAAAAGTTTGCATTTTATTCAGAGAAAATTTTCTCCCTGCTTCATGTTCTGTTGAAACTCCACTAGAAATGAGTTGATGGGGATTTACTTCCATCTTATCTGCCAGACATGCTTCTGCAGGAACAAGACTTCTTGCAGCTGTGATTGATGAAGATGCACTGGATGTGGCAGAATTTTGCCCTTTACCAGTTCTCTTTCTCCTGTGAATATGTGGAAATTCCATCCCTAGAATCATCTGGTATGCACAGAAATTGTTATAGTGACTCCCATAAGAATTTACAATTCTGGTATCTTCTTGTTGAGTTGCTGCTGACTTGTTTGCTTGTCCTCCCTCCAGTAGCGAGCTGGTTCTGTACTTGGAGTCAATCAGACTTCTTGCTAGTAATTGAGCATCGGAGTCCAATGGGGTGTGTTCATTTCTTTTTAGTCCATCATGGCCAGTGGCTTTATCTTTTCCTCTCCTATTACTGAGCTTCTGGGGATGAGTATTTTGTCTTCTATGGGAGGGATTGTTCTTGGTTGGAACTGGTGTGCCTGGAGCTTGATCTTCAGGCAGAGATAAATCATCTTTCAGCTTTTCCTTTACAGATTGTTTTAGTTCAAAGGCAATCCCTGTCTGTGTCTTTTCTGCGTCCACTTCAATTATGCCACAAAGCTGAACCATAGACTTCGATTGACTTCCTTCTTTCCCCAGGTTTTCTGTCCCTGGACTAGAATTTAAATTGCAGGCTGGCTTGCATGCAGAGCTTTCTTCTCTTTCTTGTCCTTCTGTGTCAAAATCTAATGCCCTCCTGCATGGTTTCTTATTATGCTCGAGTGTTTCTGGATGAGTGGCCCCCTTTCCACCTTCTTCTTGTGTGGGAATTGTTGAGTCTTTGTTGAGTCCCTTTCTTCGCACATACTTCCTCTTACCTGTTGATTTCTCTGCATTCGCTACTCCTGGAAGGATTGATGTGCCGTTTTTCACTGTACTCTTTCGTACATATTTCCTCTTACCAGTCGGGGTTTCTTGAGAACCATCAGGCTTTGGAGTTGCTGGCTTTCTGGGCCTTCTAGGTTTGCCCTCAGTAACTACCTTGGGCCTGTGCTTTCTCTTCCTCTGTTTCTGCTGTGGTGTTGTTATTTCTAGTTCAGCAAGATGGCTGCCTCCATTATCAGAGTTCTGATTTTCCTTGCTCGGTGTAGCAGTCAAGGATGACTCTAAAACAGGCATTTGGAGCCCCTTACTGCATTGAACTACATTCACATCAAGTCTAGCAGGAACCAGTTCATTTGCTTGCTCATCTTGTTTTTCTGTTATGTTCACAATGTATAATTTTCCTATTTCTGGAACCTCTTTCATTTCTGCTGTTCTGGCCTTGTCCGGAGTGATAGGGGCAAAGTCAGATATGCTAGTTTGAGAGAATGCTTCGCTTGGTCCAGCAGGCAGATTGAAGTCGTAATCATATGGATTCTGTGGAGGAATGACATCTGTAAACAATGTAAGTTTAACCTCATTCATGTGAGAGCACTACAAAATTTAGAACTTTCAACATTTAATGATATGTGGAGGAATGACATCTGTAAACAATGTAAGTTTAACCTCATTAATGTGAGAGCACTACAAAATTTAGAACTTTCAACATTTAATGATAAAGAAGACATATAGTGGAGAAATCCCCAGGATGAAAATCGTTGTCTGATTTGTTGCAGGACTTGTGTGCATTCCCCATTTTTAGTTTTCAAGTAACTTATTGAGATGAAAATTTTGTATACACTGTTGCATAGGAGATGATTATAAATAAAACCAGTtctggaaaaaggaaaagaggaaATAATGTTTCCAATGCCATTCATCTTTACTAGAGGTTtcattgtttttaatttttatctcaatttcataatGTGTCTTTAATACTAATTTTAACTCTCTCACAACATATTGACAACTAGGTGCTGTAATTCAAATATAAATAGCATACTAAGTTTGATTCTTACTTTGATTTTTTCTTGGCGTGCAGTTGCCAGCAATCCGTATGTTTCGTTGAGTTGATAAATTTACATGCACAGGAAAGAGCCCAGAAGGTCCACATCCAGAATGATTATTAATTCCCACCGATGCTGCACTTGTAGATGCAGCTGAGACTGCAGTTGCAATAGCTGATAGATCTACAGAAGAAACATTGCCGAGTTCAGCTGGATTCTGTCCGCATGAGAAGCTCTCACTCCAAACTGAAGCTGCCATCAAGTTATTAAAGCTTCCATTTACTTCCGTGCAACTGCCGGAATCGGAGCATGCAACAACTCCTTCAGTTTGAGATTCCTGAGCAAACCCAAATGAGCATCTTTCTGATTCTATACAATTTGCTCCAAATATCTGATTTTCCTGCAACTCAATATGGATCACTGGTCGTTCTTGGCCTTGTTTGCTCATTCTTTTTGCTCCTTGCTCAAAGTTTCAGCTTGATTCCGACTTGCCAGAAGAAGACTAGCCGCTGGTCCTTTAAGCACAATCTTCATATCAAAGGCGAGTGCTTGCCTGAAATTTCCTTTCTGAGGTAATCTTCCTTTACTGTGGACCTCATTTTATCGGACCTATTCTGccgggttttaaaaaaaaatgaaagtaatCAGCATAGCTAAAATAGGCAGTAACATTATTATCCTGTTTGGGGTTTAACCAGTACCTAAAAAACCCAGAATTCCGAATCCTCTAAAAATGCTCCAAAAAACAGCTCTTTAACTGATAGATCTCAAGACAGACCACCCCAGCCTGCCATTTCTTGGCAAACACTGATAATAAACGAGGGAAAAATTTTATAgaataaatattcatttattataCTGGTTATTAAATTTCTGTCTGGTGGATAAAAGATATCAGAAACAGAAACAAAAGAAAATCCGAACAGATTCTTCCTGTAATCTACATTAGATAATTTTTACTTTATATGCTTCTGCCGAATTATATATCAActcataaaataagataaaatccACACAAAAAATCCTCTGAAAATCTAAGAATTACCAGAAAAGTGTCACTGCTGGAGATCTGATTCAATCACTTGAAGCCTAAGGAAATGAGAATAAAGTCGTTCCTTGAAGTGAGAGAAAGTAGGGAAAGATAAACCAAATAGAAAGACCAATTCACCTGCAATCTACAACAATAGGTGAAAAAAAATCCTCAAATGAGGTATTTGTTTGACAGCTGGATGAAAAAAATCCTCTAATGAGTTATTTGATTGACACCTGTCTTAAAAGGACATAAGTAAATTCCAACTCAGTTAAAAATCCActtattttacaaaataaattatattattacgaggttgttttttatatttttatataaaatttatatagaaGTTTTATGATACTATCATTTGGAACTCTTGACTTCATTATTccactaaaattttatttgcttattcataatttttttataaatatatgttttacATATATTGTTAGCTCACAATAACTatgtattttattgttattttagatgaaatatataataaaatataaagtgaaggattcaattatattagtgtatagtaagatattaattttaaaattttacatgtgattaatacatttatattaataatttaataattaaattgtcAGAATATTAATTATaggaaaaatcatgaaagaaGGTAAAACTATTATAATTTTATACCTGTAAAtggattatttttaaatattaaatatttatacctTTTGTCGTGTGTTTTTTTGCAAATTCGCTTATTACAAATTTGAATAGTAGACTTATTATTTAATGCAAGTCTATAACATAGTTGAATATGAATCTTTGGATATTTACAGATCAAAattcattttgattttaattcaaattttatatttattattttatcttttaaaaataaaataaatcttcaactaatttacaaataatataaattcGTAATACATAAAATGTAAGTTAGTTATTAtcataaattttaagtttttaatttaatgtttttgtTTGACCGTTCTCTTAAAGGATATGCATGTCATTTTTCTTCGTGAACGGAATTTTAGTTTTCGCCTCTCGAAGGGCAACAAGACGAGCAACTGTTTTTTTTTATACAATCTAAATTATTGATAcatttttctaatatttttaataataaattaaacatgtttcaacatgttcaaatttatttttttctgcATGATGATAGAAATATTGATCTTAATTAAATTAAGATTTCACAGGCATTGTATGattaacttaattttatttttttagaagaCATCTCAACAACTAATAAAACACTTCCACCCACCCATTGTTTAAGCAAAGCTTCAGTTTACTTTTAaacagaaagaaaagaaaaaccctaatTAGACGACCCTACTACCGAGCAAACCAATTTATTTAGTCTTTGATACCTCCAATTCAAATACAGCAGCCTCAACTTGAGATTGTGAGAATTGGGTCTTTAGTTTTGGTTAGGGATTACGAGCGAGTTTGGGCTTTAGTTTGCTGTGATTTTTGTGCCAATAATAATATATTGCCTCTTATCTAGGTTGGGTCCTCGATAACGACGTCTGTGGTCCCCCCTTGTAGTGCAAAGGTGCACGCTTTAGTAATTGTAGGTTGGTGACGTTTAATGCAATTTACTATACAGTTGTTCTATGATTCTCATCCGGTGGTGGGGAAAGTTCTGAGTGGTAATGATGGCTGTAAAATTCTTTGTTGATAAGATTGATACATGTGCTggttttctttttatatattcaTTCAAAATTTTGCATGAGCCATGCAGAATTTACGTGATTATGAGTGTGATCGATATATTAAGGTTTAATTATATTTTGAGTCCTTGTactttttaatagtttaatatttaattttttagtttCTAACAGGAAGAATTTAGTTTTATTTacctaaattaaaaaatattaattaatgaaATTGTTGAAAAAAATTGAAGTCCAAAATTTCAAAGATTGGGACATTTAAACCATTTATTTGGCTCGTAAGAAAAATTGATTATTGGAGAGTCAAAAGATATCAATTCAAATAAGaatttacttaatttttataaAGTAATAGAGTATTAAGTGGGTATTTagtcttttaaaatttcaatatagtaTATGATAATGCTCTTGATCCATTTATGTCACGTAATTAAAGTAAACAAATTTGATTATACAATAAATAATAGATATTTTTGAGTtcatatttttagttatttttttagAAGTTACCCTTTATTGCTTCTTATTCTCTCTTTTAAAAGTTATACCAATTGTTATcttagttttttattattatctttattttaattatttttaatgtgtaaaataattaaatattttttggtAATTCCAGGGGGAACATTTTTAAATGACTGAATTGTTAACCACTCTTAGATAAGCAGCCCCCTCGGCATTAAGCATTAATAAGTTAATGACTTCATGCGAAGGATCATTATAGATATAGAGTTTATGTAAATAATGTGAACTTTTCTTCGTAATTGCAATTCTGCGAGACCTCTCTCTTTGCAATAAGCATCATATAGTTTCGATAAAACAGAAATAGGGATGCAAATTATTCATATTCCGTTGGTAATTACAACCACGAGGTTGTCCAATCTGTTTTAATCTCTAACTTCCTGGTATGCTTGCTCCATGTAACCGGAACACCATAGATCCCACATAACTCCACTAAATTGATGTTACAATCTCTACAAGGTCTGTGAAACGAAAAACTCAGACGCTATTGCAATTTTGGAAGACTTTTCTTCCACTAGCTAATGCCTTATTTTGATCCCAGCTTCCGTAAATATGCACCTTCTACCTCCCTCCATATCTTGACTCATCAAAATCGAACTACATAATCAATTGATCTCATGTTTTGTTCTTCCATACTTATGCCTAGTAGCTGTAACTACTCTTCATAATTGCTCATATTATCTTACAATAATCAATTATTTTCTTCGAATTGGTATTAGGTACTAACACTTGGCGTTGTAAGCAGTGCCTTTAGCGTTGATTCTTTCTTGAAATTAAAAGTTCATTTTCTTTTGTCCTCTAATGTTTATGGCTCTAACTATACTTACTAGAAGGCTAGAATGACGACATTCATCAAGCCTATGGATGAAAAGGCCTAGCGAGTTgttcttaccagtaaagagaacCTTGCAATTGAAACCTTTAAAAGAAAACCTAAGGCAGAACTTACGTGGACCATTAAGGAGGAAACGTTAGCAAATGCAATTTAAAAGCAATGAATGCAATATTCTATAGAGTAGATGGCCAAGAGTTTAAAAGGTTATCTAGATGCGCCATTGCAAAAGAAAGCTTGGGATGCACTACACCAAAATAGGGTTTTATCGGCGTTTGAAAAGAAAACCCCACAAAAAATCGAATAGATCGAGTATTAGCGGCGTTTCTAGCCGCTAAAGATCAagaattagcggcgtttttaagaaagcgccgctaaaagattCAAGAGAACCCTTCTGAGCTTCAGTGGCATTAGCGGCGCTACcaaaaaacgccgcaatagaTCCAACATTAGCGACGTTTTTAAGAAAGCGCTGCTATAGGTCGAtgtatagcggcgtttttatgaAACGgaaccttaaacccttaaaccctaataCCTAAACTCTAAACCTTAAACTTTAACCCTTAACCCTTTAAATCAGTAACCTTTTAAATCTCAAACCCTAAATCTATAGTCGTAATTCATAAactataaaccttaaaccctaaatattAAACCTTGGATcccaaaccataaaccctaaattaTAAATAGTATTAAacccttaaaccttaaatatagattcgtaaatcataaaaatgtaaaTTAACCTAAATCACTAGACCTTAAATTATAAAACGTCTTAAAACTataaaccctaaatcttaaacCATAAAACCTTAAACTATAGACAAGACTAAACCTTTAAATACTACTTAAATACTAAATCCTAAACGTAAGAATAAATTTCATATGGATAAACattgatatatatattaatgtgAAAGAACGACACAAACATATAAAAATGGGAAACCACATTCCAATCTCTATtctctaaattttcaaattttatattatcatgtaatgttttaataaaaagttaataatattataaaaatatagactaaatgatattaaaaattaaagtatatgcaaataaatcaaatttaaatatattagagaccaaattaaaatttaaccatgtattaaatagtaaataataataataataataaaagagaaaaaaaaggatATTGCATACTTAGTGGCGTTTTAGAACAAAACGCCGCAAACATGTATTAATACTTTAAACTATGTCGTTTTGAAGCTTTGTTATTAGTGGCGCTTCTAGAAACGCCACAAAACATCTATTAAGAGAATGTAAAACGGCATCGTTTGCATCCTTCTTATTAGTGGCGCTTCTATAAACGCCGCAAAAGATGTGATTTATCGGCGTTTTTGCTAAAAAACGGCACAAACATCCATTTGTATAatgcaaaacggcgtcgtttgttACCAAGTTATTAGTGGCGCTTCTTCGAAAAACGCCACAAAATATGTAAAGAGATTTCAAAACGTCAACGTTTTATAGCCTTTTATTAGTGGCGCTTT contains these protein-coding regions:
- the LOC108473286 gene encoding transcriptional activator DEMETER isoform X1; this encodes MSKQGQERPVIHIELQENQIFGANCIESERCSFGFAQESQTEGVVACSDSGSCTEVNGSFNNLMAASVWSESFSCGQNPAELGNVSSVDLSAIATAVSAASTSAASVGINNHSGCGPSGLFPVHVNLSTQRNIRIAGNCTPRKNQNVIPPQNPYDYDFNLPAGPSEAFSQTSISDFAPITPDKARTAEMKEVPEIGKLYIVNITEKQDEQANELVPARLDVNVVQCSKGLQMPVLESSLTATPSKENQNSDNGGSHLAELEITTPQQKQRKRKHRPKVVTEGKPRRPRKPATPKPDGSQETPTGKRKYVRKSTVKNGTSILPGVANAEKSTGKRKYVRRKGLNKDSTIPTQEEGGKGATHPETLEHNKKPCRRALDFDTEGQEREESSACKPACNLNSSPGTENLGKEGSQSKSMVQLCGIIEVDAEKTQTGIAFELKQSVKEKLKDDLSLPEDQAPGTPVPTKNNPSHRRQNTHPQKLSNRRGKDKATGHDGLKRNEHTPLDSDAQLLARSLIDSKYRTSSLLEGGQANKSAATQQEDTRIVNSYGSHYNNFCAYQMILGMEFPHIHRRKRTGKGQNSATSSASSSITAARSLVPAEACLADKMEVNPHQLISSGVSTEHEAGRKFSLNKMQTFNYIMASNQTESSKKKRTRETTGIQDLASLNGIAQCKRHPEYCSSQPPVDYDMRKVGNTDRPQTSMEALVTEMQAKLAKTKQTKKRNCLVSSACSSTNEAQMHKKLLRASPEEIWKQFFSVDALLEQFNQLDINREGSAIACQEQNVLVPYNMIYQEHNALVVYRDGTIVPFVPTRKRRPRPKVDLDEETNRVWKLLLENINSEGIDGTDEEKAKWWEEERRVFSGRADSFIARMHLVQGDRRFSPWKGSVLDSVIGVFLTQNVSDHLSSSAFMSLAARFPIKSKSKDKLYHQEGTSLVNGAEFYVLEPEESIKWDAKTAIQPVGDQSSMTVDGYQDSEEKEVANSEELSGSSTATVSSLNEPKCNLLNSSGSGLSTYCDSTANRPNMETIRGKTECFKGDEETNDVLSSQNSVVSSENSGDFSLVQTAERTGSCSEGNSEGADHTKGPIFNILNGSTSFVQLLQMVGSARLHEVQSHQNMSPNENSNVRTSQFQNHQRENCDNSNGPKSFTREDLMPSANYHPYLTLNSEVRETGQFETLKEETRVSEASKTIDENMIKRLSPLTQESASQSMDQNDKTRSVQVTQQSSFENFQSSTNTIPVEMTVSHCPKGLLQDTINLVESPAEAQNKEMLRHVSKHSEETLDITESSTAFDNQRTPQQKMQESNLYTHDSSSNKELNSMVGELKSEGRKVKKEKKDDFDWDSLRKQTEVNGRKREKTEKTMDSLDWEAVRCAEVHEIAETIKERGMNNVLAQRIKDFLNRLVRDHGSIDLEWLRDVPPDKAKEYLLSIRGLGLKSVECVRLLTLHHLAFPVDTNVGRIAVRLGWVPLQPLPESLQLHLLELYPILESIQKYLWPRLCKLDQRTLYELHYQMITFGKVFCTKGKPNCNACPMRGECRHFASAFASARLALPGPEEKSIVSATENGTSDRNPAVIIDQLALPLPQPNELSDRNYQSEANQQLQAASTINKCDPIIEEPASPEPECTQVAENDIEDMFSEDPDEIPTIKLNMEEFTQTLQNYMQNNMELQEGDMSKALVALTAEAASIPTPRLKNVNRLRTEHQVYELPDSHPLLNELDKREPDDPCKYLLAIWTPGETANSIQQPERRCNSQEHGKLCDDETCFSCNSIREAESQIVRGTLLIPCRTAMRGSFPLNGTYFQVNEVFADHDSSLNPIAVPREWLWNLPRRMVYFGTSIPSIFKGLTTEGIQHCFWRGYVCVRGFDQKSRAPRPLMARLHFPASRLAKAKGKGAGEDE